In one window of Rickettsiales bacterium DNA:
- the rplX gene encoding 50S ribosomal protein L24 → MAAKLKKGDKVLVMTGRDKGKSGEIIKMFPEDNRALVSGVNKVKRHNKPSQMGAGGIEEKEAPIHLSNLAYDAEGKASRIGFSTLKDGTKVRTVKKTKENIAE, encoded by the coding sequence ATGGCTGCTAAATTGAAAAAAGGCGACAAAGTTCTCGTAATGACGGGTCGCGATAAAGGTAAGTCTGGTGAAATCATCAAGATGTTCCCTGAAGATAACCGTGCATTGGTGAGTGGTGTTAACAAAGTTAAACGTCACAATAAGCCAAGCCAAATGGGCGCCGGTGGAATTGAAGAAAAAGAAGCTCCGATTCATCTTTCGAATCTTGCTTATGATGCAGAAGGCAAAGCCTCTCGCATCGGTTTTTCGACGCTAAAGGATGGTACAAAAGTTCGTACTGTAAAGAAAACTAAAGAAAACATTGCTGAGTAG